GCGCGCGGCGATCGAGGCGGCCGGCGGGTCGATCAAGGACTGATGATTCGTGGCGACTAACCGACCCTTGCCAGATATGGGAAAGCTCACCGAGCTGCGCCAGCGGATTCTGTTTCTGTTGGGCGCCTTGGTCGTATTCCGGGTGGGTACGTTCATTCCGGTGCCGGGGGTGGATCCTGTTGCGGTTGCACAGATGTTTGAGCGCACCAGCGGCACCATTCTGGACATGTTCAACATGTTTTCGGGCGGTGCATTGGAGCGCTTGAGTCTCTTTGCGCTCGGGGTTATGCCCTATATTTCAGCCTCCATCATTGTTCAGTTGATGACGTCGGTCATACCGGCATTCGAGGAACTGAAGAAGGAAGGCGAAAGCGGACGACGCAAGCTGACACAGTACACGCGCTATGGAACGGTGGTGCTCGCCTCATTTCAGGCGATCGGTGCGTCGGTGGCACTACAGAATCAAGGTGTGAACGCCGTTCAGGGGCCGTTGTTCGTCGTGATTGCCGCGACAAGCCTGGTGGCGGGTACGATGTTTTTGGTGTGGCTTGGCGAGCAGGTAACCGAGCGTGGCATCGGTAATGGCATCTCCATGATCATCTTTGCCGGCATTGTCGCCGGTCTTCCGTCGGCAGTTGGGGGGACCCTGCAGCTGGTGCGTAATGGTGAGATGAATCCGCTGTTTGCCGTGGTCATTCTGGCGCTAGCGTTCGCGGTCATCGCCGGCGTGGTATTCGTCGAGCGGGGGCAGCGTCGCATTCCCGTGCATTATGCGAAGCGTCAGCAGGGACGTCGCTTGTTTGCCGCACAAACCACGCATTTGCCGCTCAAACTGAACATGGCTGGGGTCATTCCGCCAATTTTCGCCTCGAGTCTGATTTTGTTCCCGGTTACAATGGGCGGCTGGCTCGGCGGCGCGTTGGGTGATGGGTGGGCGGCGTCCGTGGTGCAGAGTGTCACCAGCGCACTCTCCCCTGGGCAGCCCATATACGTTCTGCTCTATGCGGCGCTGATCATCTTCTTTTGCTTTTTTTATACGGCGCTTGTTTTCAATGCGCGTGAGACTGCGGATAACTTGAAACGGTCCGGTGCGTTCATCCCGGGCATACGGCCAGGCCAGAATACAGCCAACTACATCGACGGCGTGCTGACCAGGCTGACAGTGGTAGGTGCCATCTATATCACGGCCGTGTGTCTCATGCCGGAGTTCTTGATTTTGTCCTTCAACGTGCCTTTTCACTTTGGGGGGACTTCGCTCCTCATCATTGTGGTGGTGGTGATGGATTTCATGGCGCAAGTTCAGGCGCACGTGATGTCGCATCAGTACGAAGGCTTGCTGAAGAAAAGTAACCTGAAGGCCGTCGGTCGCGGTGAGTGACCTATAGGGTCCCGCGTCGGCATCGAGGAGTAGTTTGGATCATGAAAGTGCGAGCTTCGGTCAAGCGGATTTGCCGTAATTGCAAAA
This window of the Candidatus Macondimonas diazotrophica genome carries:
- the secY gene encoding preprotein translocase subunit SecY; its protein translation is MGKLTELRQRILFLLGALVVFRVGTFIPVPGVDPVAVAQMFERTSGTILDMFNMFSGGALERLSLFALGVMPYISASIIVQLMTSVIPAFEELKKEGESGRRKLTQYTRYGTVVLASFQAIGASVALQNQGVNAVQGPLFVVIAATSLVAGTMFLVWLGEQVTERGIGNGISMIIFAGIVAGLPSAVGGTLQLVRNGEMNPLFAVVILALAFAVIAGVVFVERGQRRIPVHYAKRQQGRRLFAAQTTHLPLKLNMAGVIPPIFASSLILFPVTMGGWLGGALGDGWAASVVQSVTSALSPGQPIYVLLYAALIIFFCFFYTALVFNARETADNLKRSGAFIPGIRPGQNTANYIDGVLTRLTVVGAIYITAVCLMPEFLILSFNVPFHFGGTSLLIIVVVVMDFMAQVQAHVMSHQYEGLLKKSNLKAVGRGE